A genomic region of Candidatus Nezhaarchaeota archaeon contains the following coding sequences:
- a CDS encoding CoB--CoM heterodisulfide reductase iron-sulfur subunit A family protein has translation MDHSALVIGGGIAGIEASLNLANYGFEVYLVDESPSIGGLMARLDKTFPTLDCSICIEAPKMYEVRRHPNIKLFTYTEVRRVDRVGNRFKARLVRKPRYVDEEKCKGCGKCAEVCPVKVPDEVDGRAGGFRKLIYVPFPQAVPNVYVIDPRCRFGRMRDRGACVGGCIVDCSQCRECPIALCVKACEKEGAKAVMLWQREKIIDVVVDSIIVATGLEPMEPPRGMLGYDVYPNVLTHMQYERLMNAGGPTMGEIVRPSDRKHPRRVVWVQCVGSRVGSKSQPGVPYCSKVCCMVAAKQAIITKEHDPSVDAYILYSDLRTYGKGFHDFYKKALSMGVRYVKAGPAEVYEDPSTGMLRVVYEDVEKGVVEELSTDILVLCTALLPSSRNAKLAKVLKVELDEHGFFKEADPLNAPLEATADGIYLCGGATGPVDISESVAQAIAASMKAAQRAVKAKWVEI, from the coding sequence ATGGACCACTCTGCACTAGTTATAGGCGGAGGTATAGCTGGCATAGAGGCCTCGCTCAATCTAGCTAACTATGGGTTTGAAGTATACTTAGTCGACGAGTCTCCTAGCATAGGGGGGCTGATGGCCAGGCTGGACAAGACTTTCCCGACCCTAGACTGCTCAATATGCATCGAAGCGCCGAAGATGTACGAGGTTCGCCGCCACCCGAACATTAAGCTCTTCACGTACACCGAGGTCCGCCGCGTCGACCGCGTAGGTAATAGGTTTAAGGCCAGGCTCGTTAGGAAGCCTCGCTACGTAGATGAAGAGAAGTGCAAGGGCTGTGGTAAGTGCGCTGAAGTCTGTCCGGTCAAGGTGCCAGACGAAGTAGACGGTAGGGCGGGGGGCTTTAGGAAGCTCATATACGTGCCCTTCCCGCAGGCGGTTCCTAACGTCTACGTCATAGACCCTAGGTGCAGGTTCGGGAGGATGAGAGATAGGGGGGCTTGCGTAGGAGGGTGCATAGTAGACTGTAGTCAGTGTCGCGAGTGCCCAATAGCGCTCTGCGTCAAGGCCTGCGAGAAGGAGGGTGCTAAGGCAGTAATGCTGTGGCAGCGTGAGAAGATAATCGACGTGGTGGTCGATAGCATAATAGTCGCCACCGGCCTGGAGCCCATGGAGCCCCCCCGTGGCATGCTCGGCTATGACGTATACCCTAACGTACTCACCCACATGCAGTACGAGAGGCTGATGAACGCCGGCGGCCCAACTATGGGTGAGATAGTTAGGCCTAGCGATAGGAAGCATCCGCGCAGAGTCGTCTGGGTTCAGTGCGTAGGTAGTAGGGTGGGCTCTAAGTCTCAGCCAGGAGTACCTTACTGCTCTAAGGTGTGCTGTATGGTAGCAGCTAAGCAGGCCATTATAACTAAGGAGCACGACCCCTCAGTAGACGCCTACATACTGTACAGCGACCTTAGGACCTACGGCAAGGGCTTCCACGACTTCTACAAGAAAGCTTTGAGCATGGGGGTGAGGTACGTCAAGGCGGGGCCCGCCGAGGTATACGAGGACCCCTCCACAGGAATGTTGAGGGTGGTCTATGAGGACGTAGAGAAGGGGGTCGTGGAGGAGTTGAGCACAGACATCCTCGTCCTATGCACCGCTCTTCTACCCAGTAGCCGTAATGCTAAGCTAGCTAAGGTGCTAAAGGTGGAGCTCGATGAGCACGGCTTCTTTAAAGAAGCAGACCCCCTCAACGCCCCCCTCGAGGCAACCGCTGATGGAATATACCTGTGCGGCGGAGCCACGGGGCCTGTCGATATCTCAGAGTCCGTGGCGCAAGCTATCGCAGCCAGCATGAAGGCTGCTCAGAGGGCGGTGAAGGCTAAGTGGGTAGAGATCTAA